One genomic window of Haloarchaeobius salinus includes the following:
- a CDS encoding carbohydrate ABC transporter permease — MSTSTLRQPFADLDERRLLLWLTFLPLVAFFTLVWAIPILYALGMSLFENPTTSPTFAGLDNYTAILTSGDFLLFLWNSVLYAVSTTVFSLIIGLALALVVNQEIRGGSVLRTMMIFPYLLPTLVVIFIWQFLFDPNIGVINQWLVDYGVVSEPIAFFSTVEWAMPAVAITSVWKFGSFAFFILLARLQAIDPNLYERARVEGASPWQSFRDITVPHLRGAILIILLVRGIWMFNKFDIIYLSTRGGPLDATTTLPIRVYELAFNEVNFGGATAMAGIMFFLLAGVAVVYFKVFEPEKEVAH; from the coding sequence ATGAGCACGTCGACCCTCAGGCAGCCGTTCGCCGACCTCGACGAGCGGCGGCTGCTGCTCTGGCTCACGTTCCTGCCCCTCGTCGCGTTCTTCACCCTGGTGTGGGCCATCCCAATCCTGTACGCGCTCGGGATGAGCCTGTTCGAGAACCCGACGACGTCGCCGACGTTCGCCGGCCTCGACAACTACACCGCCATCCTGACCAGCGGCGACTTCCTGCTGTTCCTCTGGAACAGCGTGCTGTACGCGGTGTCGACGACCGTGTTCAGCCTGATCATCGGGCTGGCGCTCGCGCTCGTCGTCAACCAGGAGATCCGCGGCGGGAGCGTCCTCCGGACGATGATGATCTTCCCGTACCTGCTGCCGACGCTCGTGGTCATCTTCATCTGGCAGTTCCTGTTCGACCCGAACATCGGCGTCATCAACCAGTGGCTCGTCGACTACGGCGTCGTGAGCGAACCCATCGCGTTCTTCTCGACGGTCGAGTGGGCGATGCCCGCGGTCGCCATCACGAGCGTCTGGAAGTTCGGCTCGTTCGCGTTCTTCATCCTGCTCGCGCGGCTGCAGGCCATCGACCCGAACCTCTACGAGCGCGCCCGCGTCGAGGGTGCCTCGCCGTGGCAGTCGTTCCGGGACATCACCGTCCCGCACCTCCGGGGGGCCATCCTCATCATCCTGCTCGTCAGGGGCATCTGGATGTTCAACAAGTTCGACATCATCTACCTCTCCACGAGGGGTGGCCCGCTGGACGCGACGACCACGCTCCCCATCCGGGTGTACGAGCTCGCGTTCAACGAGGTGAACTTCGGCGGCGCGACCGCGATGGCGGGCATCATGTTCTTCCTGCTCGCGGGGGTCGCCGTCGTCTACTTCAAGGTGTTCGAACCCGAGAAGGAGGTGGCGCACTGA
- a CDS encoding ABC transporter ATP-binding protein, giving the protein MARPIHFDTVRKEYRTAGATHVAVDDLTLSIPEGSFTTLVGPSGCGKTTTLRMIAGLETPTSGRLSFGDEDVTDQSPQERNCAMVFQSIALYPHMTVRQNIGYGLKVQGVSKEVRDERIDEAAETLQITEQLEKMPAELSGGQQQRVALGSAFVQDPDVLLLDEPMSDLDAKLKAELRVEVQRLHQELDATVVYVTHDQTEAMTMSDQVILLNDGRLEQFAPPGELFDDPVSAYVAEFIGTPSTNLLPATVERTDEGLVLAGDGFAVAAPEDQFADRVGEAVTLGIRPQYLSPDGGTYELRIVAEVVEQLGTEFVVHGHTPDGTAVDAVSAAFGDVAHDDEFVVGFDPADLFVFGDDGRTICHGDAFPSERPSQPQ; this is encoded by the coding sequence ATGGCACGTCCAATCCACTTCGATACGGTTCGCAAGGAGTACCGCACCGCCGGCGCGACCCACGTCGCCGTCGACGACCTCACCCTCTCCATCCCGGAGGGGTCGTTCACCACGCTCGTCGGCCCCTCGGGCTGTGGCAAGACGACCACGCTCCGGATGATCGCCGGGCTGGAGACGCCGACCTCGGGTCGCCTCTCCTTCGGCGACGAGGACGTGACCGACCAGTCGCCACAGGAGCGCAACTGCGCGATGGTGTTCCAGTCCATCGCCCTGTACCCCCACATGACCGTCCGGCAGAACATCGGCTACGGGCTGAAGGTACAGGGCGTGTCGAAGGAGGTCCGCGACGAGCGCATCGACGAGGCCGCGGAGACCCTCCAGATCACCGAACAGCTGGAGAAGATGCCCGCCGAGCTGTCGGGCGGCCAGCAACAGCGCGTCGCGCTCGGCTCGGCGTTCGTCCAGGACCCCGACGTGCTCCTGCTCGACGAGCCGATGAGCGACCTCGACGCGAAGCTCAAGGCCGAGCTCCGTGTCGAGGTCCAGCGGCTCCACCAGGAGCTCGACGCCACCGTCGTCTACGTCACCCACGACCAGACGGAGGCGATGACGATGAGCGACCAGGTCATCCTGCTGAACGACGGTCGGCTGGAGCAGTTCGCGCCCCCGGGAGAGCTGTTCGACGACCCCGTCTCGGCGTACGTCGCCGAGTTCATCGGCACGCCGTCGACCAACCTCCTGCCCGCGACCGTCGAACGGACCGACGAGGGGCTCGTCCTCGCCGGCGATGGCTTCGCCGTCGCCGCGCCCGAGGACCAGTTCGCCGACCGCGTCGGCGAGGCGGTCACGCTGGGCATCCGCCCGCAGTACCTCTCGCCCGACGGCGGCACCTACGAGCTGCGCATCGTCGCGGAGGTCGTCGAACAGCTCGGCACGGAGTTCGTCGTCCACGGCCACACACCCGACGGTACGGCGGTCGACGCCGTCTCGGCCGCGTTCGGCGACGTCGCACACGACGACGAGTTCGTCGTCGGCTTCGACCCCGCGGACCTGTTCGTCTTCGGCGACGACGGCCGGACCATCTGCCACGGCGACGCGTTCCCGAGCGAGCGGCCCTCACAGCCCCAGTGA
- a CDS encoding carbohydrate ABC transporter permease: protein MLGLGEGEAGSIVPQHLQRRIKRVSVVVVALAVAIFVTIPVYVMVAVAVQDPTTVFAGGDVHLLITDLTFRNFEVLLEQTDTVRYFTNSLIVTISSTFLSTSLAVAAGYGLTRFEFTGKTVAARAVLFSYMFSPIVLAIPLYVIFYTLGMLDSYFALTLGLTAISAPFTIWLMWQYFQTVPIALEESAWVRGASRTRTVWDVVLPVARPGYISAAIFSFAVAWNDFTMSRVVMSSDEMYTITVGASLFLDRVTIGWGETMAVSLLICIPPFLIAVFLQNYLLQGFNVGGLE from the coding sequence ATGCTGGGCCTCGGCGAAGGTGAGGCCGGCTCCATCGTCCCGCAACACCTCCAGCGGCGCATCAAGCGCGTCTCGGTCGTCGTCGTCGCGCTGGCGGTCGCCATCTTCGTCACCATCCCGGTGTACGTGATGGTCGCCGTCGCGGTCCAGGACCCCACGACCGTCTTCGCGGGCGGCGACGTCCACCTGCTGATCACCGACCTGACGTTCCGGAACTTCGAGGTGCTGCTCGAGCAGACGGACACGGTCCGCTACTTCACGAACAGCCTCATCGTCACCATCAGCTCGACGTTCCTGTCGACGTCGCTCGCGGTCGCCGCGGGCTACGGCCTCACGCGCTTCGAGTTCACCGGCAAGACCGTGGCGGCACGCGCGGTGCTGTTCTCGTACATGTTCAGCCCCATCGTGCTCGCCATCCCGCTGTACGTCATCTTCTACACGCTCGGCATGCTCGACAGCTACTTCGCGCTGACGCTCGGCCTGACCGCCATCTCCGCGCCCTTCACCATCTGGCTCATGTGGCAGTACTTCCAGACGGTGCCCATCGCGCTGGAGGAGTCGGCCTGGGTGCGCGGCGCGAGTCGCACCCGCACCGTCTGGGACGTGGTGCTCCCGGTCGCACGGCCGGGCTACATCTCCGCGGCCATCTTCTCCTTTGCGGTCGCGTGGAACGACTTCACCATGTCCCGCGTCGTCATGAGCAGCGACGAGATGTACACCATCACGGTCGGGGCGAGCCTGTTCCTCGACCGCGTCACCATCGGCTGGGGCGAGACGATGGCCGTCTCGCTGCTCATCTGCATCCCGCCGTTCCTCATCGCCGTCTTCCTCCAGAACTACCTGCTCCAGGGCTTCAACGTCGGAGGGCTCGAATAA
- a CDS encoding ABC transporter substrate-binding protein: MARDQSTRRQLLTATGAATTVALAGCIDSLTGGGSGGGSNEIKYLSDRGDSREIIDQIISEFENEYDYTVDVTYTSKGTSTDEQLQRMRAAGNPPDIIFDTSADAYRYQRDGKAAQVSDVVQGTGLPDPVNVDGESYFVPTMVEPLMGWYRNDLYPENPTTWETWQTEAQRISEEEDINGYVVQSGQTNNADTMVTQTLWQNDVNIYDGPADDIQVTIDDDGNRQAAVETYEWLQTMAQYAPNGSGWEWGDAIAALQQENAAAAMSVGGLPILTIQANRPDLVDSLSPTAFPVPDGKAQDKWWAYMEGHVVWNDGDATEGAREFVDFFSSSERFMDFILSAPLFQFPPTREGLDSEAVQNNETIQQHPEVMDLVRDNWDAFTTVLATGRDGAPNIVAADAYGQQLLGQSADQLLVGGRSPEETVDWVASELRGLQG; this comes from the coding sequence ATGGCACGGGACCAATCGACCAGGCGGCAGCTGCTGACCGCGACCGGCGCAGCCACGACGGTCGCACTCGCGGGGTGCATCGACTCACTGACCGGCGGCGGTTCGGGCGGCGGTTCGAACGAGATCAAGTACCTCTCGGACCGGGGCGACTCGCGGGAGATCATCGACCAGATCATCTCCGAGTTCGAGAACGAGTACGACTACACGGTCGACGTCACCTACACGTCGAAGGGCACCTCGACCGACGAACAGCTCCAGCGGATGCGCGCGGCGGGGAACCCACCGGACATCATCTTCGACACGTCCGCCGACGCCTACCGCTACCAGCGCGACGGCAAGGCGGCACAGGTAAGCGACGTTGTGCAGGGGACGGGCCTGCCCGACCCGGTGAACGTCGACGGCGAGTCCTACTTCGTCCCGACGATGGTCGAGCCGCTGATGGGCTGGTACCGCAACGACCTCTACCCGGAGAACCCGACGACGTGGGAGACCTGGCAGACGGAGGCCCAGCGCATCTCCGAGGAGGAGGACATCAACGGCTACGTCGTCCAGTCCGGACAGACGAACAACGCGGACACGATGGTCACACAGACGCTGTGGCAGAACGACGTGAACATCTACGACGGCCCGGCCGACGACATCCAGGTGACCATCGACGACGACGGGAACCGTCAGGCGGCCGTCGAGACGTACGAGTGGCTCCAGACGATGGCGCAGTACGCACCGAACGGCTCCGGCTGGGAGTGGGGCGACGCCATCGCCGCGCTCCAGCAGGAGAACGCCGCGGCCGCGATGAGCGTCGGCGGCCTGCCCATCCTCACCATCCAGGCGAACCGGCCGGACCTCGTCGACAGCCTCTCGCCCACCGCGTTCCCCGTCCCCGACGGGAAGGCACAGGACAAGTGGTGGGCGTACATGGAGGGACACGTCGTCTGGAACGACGGCGACGCGACCGAGGGCGCACGCGAGTTCGTGGACTTCTTCAGCAGCTCAGAGCGGTTCATGGACTTCATCCTCTCCGCGCCGCTGTTCCAGTTCCCGCCCACCCGGGAGGGCCTCGACAGCGAGGCGGTGCAGAACAACGAGACCATCCAGCAACACCCCGAGGTGATGGACCTCGTCCGCGACAACTGGGACGCGTTCACGACCGTCCTCGCCACCGGCCGGGACGGCGCGCCGAACATCGTCGCCGCGGACGCCTACGGTCAGCAACTGCTCGGGCAGTCCGCCGACCAGCTGCTCGTCGGGGGCCGCTCGCCGGAGGAGACGGTCGACTGGGTCGCGAGCGAACTGCGGGGGCTGCAGGGTTGA
- a CDS encoding oxidoreductase, whose amino-acid sequence MSNWTAADVPDQSGRTVVVTGANSGLGLEGTKHFADAGATVVMACRSTSKGESAAAEVRQTVPDADLDVRECDLADLDSVASFAADVRDDYAAVDVLCNNAGVMAIPRSETTDGFETQFGVNHLGHFALTGHLLGALRASEGEARVVSQSSGLHERGEMEFDDLHGERSYDRWDAYAQSKLANLLFAYELDRRLDAVGVDDVTSVGCHPGYSSTNLQYRGPEASGSWLRLAMMRVANAVVGQSPRVGALPMVYAATHPGIEGGEYVGPGGLMDMRGYPAVQESSERSHDEPSAQRLWEVSEALTGVTYALGEPVVAED is encoded by the coding sequence ATGAGCAACTGGACTGCGGCGGACGTGCCGGACCAGTCGGGGCGAACGGTCGTCGTCACCGGGGCCAACAGCGGCCTCGGGCTGGAGGGGACGAAGCACTTCGCCGACGCGGGCGCGACCGTGGTGATGGCCTGCCGCAGCACGAGCAAGGGCGAGTCTGCCGCCGCCGAGGTGCGCCAGACGGTCCCCGACGCCGACCTCGACGTGCGCGAGTGCGACCTCGCGGACCTCGACTCGGTGGCGTCGTTCGCCGCGGACGTCCGCGACGACTACGCCGCGGTCGACGTCCTCTGCAACAACGCCGGCGTGATGGCGATCCCGCGCTCGGAGACGACGGACGGCTTCGAGACCCAGTTCGGCGTGAACCACCTCGGGCACTTCGCGCTGACCGGGCACCTGCTCGGGGCGCTCCGGGCGAGCGAGGGCGAGGCCCGGGTCGTCAGCCAGTCCAGCGGCCTGCACGAGCGCGGCGAGATGGAGTTCGACGACCTCCACGGCGAGCGCAGCTACGACAGGTGGGACGCCTACGCCCAGTCGAAGCTCGCGAACCTCCTCTTCGCGTACGAACTCGACCGGCGACTCGACGCAGTCGGTGTCGACGACGTGACGAGCGTCGGCTGCCATCCCGGCTACTCGTCGACGAACCTCCAGTACCGCGGCCCCGAGGCGAGCGGCTCGTGGCTCCGGCTCGCGATGATGCGCGTCGCCAACGCCGTCGTCGGCCAGTCGCCGCGCGTCGGCGCGCTCCCGATGGTGTACGCCGCCACCCATCCCGGTATCGAGGGCGGCGAGTACGTCGGCCCGGGCGGGCTCATGGACATGCGCGGCTATCCCGCGGTGCAGGAGTCGAGCGAGCGCTCGCACGACGAGCCGAGCGCACAGCGGCTCTGGGAGGTCTCCGAGGCGCTGACGGGCGTCACCTACGCGCTCGGGGAGCCGGTCGTCGCGGAGGACTGA
- a CDS encoding helix-turn-helix domain-containing protein gives MYRAKLYIDIQTECVLSEVTNRWDTSFAVKHEEVLDDEHIAFVIDAGERVEEFIAAFEASDQVPEVERVDDTHIQLTKRSCGALPIIRKNHGMMQWWDRVSGSQRTFDIVVFRRDDLRNIVSELREIGSVELARLTPYRAPEAMLSERQAEVVGLAIEAGYYEWPRETDAETLAAQLDITHSTFLEHLRKAESRLLRSALDASGEAGSPPPVERPPDPVEHGAH, from the coding sequence ATGTACCGGGCCAAGCTCTACATCGATATCCAGACGGAGTGCGTGCTGAGCGAGGTGACGAACCGGTGGGACACCTCCTTCGCGGTCAAGCACGAGGAGGTCCTCGACGACGAGCACATCGCGTTCGTCATCGACGCGGGCGAGCGGGTGGAGGAGTTCATCGCCGCGTTCGAGGCGTCGGACCAGGTCCCCGAGGTCGAGCGCGTCGACGACACCCACATCCAGCTCACGAAGCGCTCCTGCGGCGCGCTGCCCATCATCCGGAAGAACCACGGCATGATGCAGTGGTGGGACCGGGTCAGCGGCAGCCAGCGCACGTTCGACATCGTGGTGTTCCGGCGCGACGACCTGCGGAACATCGTCTCCGAACTCCGGGAGATCGGGTCGGTGGAGCTCGCCCGACTCACGCCGTATCGCGCCCCGGAGGCCATGCTCTCGGAGCGACAGGCGGAGGTCGTGGGGCTGGCCATCGAGGCGGGCTACTACGAGTGGCCGCGCGAGACGGACGCCGAGACGCTCGCGGCACAGCTCGACATCACGCACTCGACGTTCCTCGAGCACCTCCGCAAGGCCGAGTCCCGGCTGCTGCGGAGCGCGCTCGACGCCAGCGGCGAGGCCGGCAGCCCGCCGCCGGTCGAGCGCCCGCCGGACCCGGTCGAACACGGCGCACACTGA